In Erpetoichthys calabaricus chromosome 4, fErpCal1.3, whole genome shotgun sequence, one genomic interval encodes:
- the LOC127527635 gene encoding uncharacterized protein LOC127527635 yields the protein MGRYGVKERNEEGQRIVDFAKRMDMAFVNTYFKKREEHRVTYKSGGRCTQVDYILCRRVNLKEIEDCKVVAGEIVVKQHRMVVCRMTLEIKKGKRVRAEPRIKWWKLKREDCKVEFREEVRQALGGSEELPDSWETTADVVRVTARRMLGVTSGKMNEEKETWWWNEEIQESIQRKRMAKKKWDSQRDAESRQEYKEIRRKVKREAVKAKEKAYDELYERLDTKEGEKDLYRLAIQIDRAGKDVQQVRVIKDKDGNILTSEESVLSR from the coding sequence atgggtaggtatggtgtcaaggagaggaatgaagaaggtcagaggatagtggattttgccaaaaggatggacatggcttttgtgaatacgtattttaagaagagggaggaacatagggttacatacaagagtggaggaagatgcacacaggtagattacatcctatgcagaagagtcaatctgaaggagattgaagactgcaaagtggtggcaggggaaattgtagttaagcagcataggatggtggtctgtaggatgacgttggagatcaagaaggggaagagagtgagggcagagccaaggatcaaatggtggaagttgaaaagggaagactgcaaggttgagtttagggaggaggtgagacaggcactgggtggcagtgaagagttaccagacagctgggaaactacagcagatgtagtaagggtgacagcaagaaggatgcttggagtgacatctggaaagatgaatgaggaaaaggaaacctggtggtggaatgaggaaatacaggagagtatacagaggaagaggatggcaaagaagaagtgggatagtcagagagatgcagaaagtagacaagagtacaaggagataaggcgcaaggtgaagagagaggctgtgaaggctaaagaaaaggcgtatgatgaattgtatgagaggttggacactaaggagggagaaaaggacctgtaccgattggctataCAGatagaccgagctgggaaagatgtgcagcaggttagggtgataaaggataaagatggaaacatactcacaagcgaggagagtgtgttgagcagatga